From a single Lewinella sp. LCG006 genomic region:
- a CDS encoding SAM-dependent methyltransferase, which produces MKEIENQSSGKLYLLPVPLGEDAWHTVPEYVKEIIHGLDVFVVERAKTARRFLKAIAFPTPFDDCLFFELNKRTEAGEIPSFLEATQQGRSVGLLSEAGVPAVADPGSRLVLAAHEQGVEVMPLVGPSSILLALMAAGMNGQSFAFKGYLSAKRPELAQELKQLEVQANRRGETQIFIETPYRNQAVVETALNTLDTNILFSIAVDITLPTQWIQTHTIGVWRTLKLPDLHKRPAVFVLGERKK; this is translated from the coding sequence ATGAAAGAAATTGAGAATCAATCATCAGGAAAACTCTATTTATTGCCCGTGCCTTTAGGCGAAGATGCCTGGCATACTGTTCCTGAGTACGTGAAAGAAATTATTCACGGTTTAGATGTTTTTGTGGTCGAACGTGCCAAGACGGCGCGGCGGTTTCTCAAAGCCATTGCCTTCCCTACGCCTTTTGATGATTGTTTGTTTTTTGAACTCAACAAGCGTACCGAAGCTGGTGAAATCCCTTCTTTTTTAGAGGCTACCCAGCAAGGCCGCTCCGTGGGGCTGTTATCAGAAGCCGGTGTGCCCGCAGTTGCTGACCCCGGCAGCCGACTGGTGCTCGCTGCGCACGAGCAGGGGGTAGAAGTGATGCCACTAGTAGGCCCCTCTTCTATTTTGCTGGCCCTGATGGCGGCAGGAATGAACGGACAGTCCTTCGCCTTTAAAGGTTACCTGAGTGCCAAGCGGCCGGAGTTGGCCCAGGAACTTAAGCAACTAGAAGTACAGGCAAATCGTCGAGGAGAAACCCAAATTTTTATTGAGACTCCCTATCGCAATCAAGCTGTGGTTGAAACCGCCTTGAATACACTCGATACCAATATCCTCTTCTCTATTGCCGTAGACATCACCCTGCCTACCCAGTGGATACAGACCCACACCATTGGTGTTTGGCGTACGCTAAAGCTGCCTGATTTGCACAAAAGGCCGGCGGTATTTGTGTTGGGAGAGCGGAAAAAATAG
- a CDS encoding COX15/CtaA family protein gives MDTQLGTLDGEKSTARIKSYRPIVKWWLVVGVIMIIGQIVIGGITRLTGSGLSITKWEIVTGTLPPLNEADWNTEFDHYKATPQYAKINEGMSLSEFKFIYFWEYFHRLWARLMGFVFAIPFVIFWRKGWLDRPLMKRLGITVLLAAVVASFGWIMVASGLVERPWVNAYKLTMHLSLACILYSYLLWTVFKVFQPEPVGFPHRVLKTWAKVLTGITALQIILGGIMSGAKAGLFYPTWPDMNGKWVPEVLTKSEMWNVENLVNYDATLFQPALIQFLHRGTAYLLTIIALYFVWKLLKTTKSQLIRRASYLLVSMLITQVVLGILTVINSVGIIPVGLGVLHQAGAIFLLSAVLFIDYQLLRE, from the coding sequence ATGGACACACAGCTAGGCACGCTTGATGGCGAAAAAAGTACAGCACGAATCAAGAGCTACCGGCCAATCGTGAAATGGTGGCTGGTAGTGGGCGTGATTATGATTATTGGCCAGATCGTCATTGGCGGGATTACCCGCCTGACGGGCTCTGGCTTATCCATTACCAAATGGGAAATCGTTACAGGCACCCTGCCTCCGCTCAATGAAGCAGACTGGAACACGGAGTTTGATCACTACAAAGCTACTCCCCAATATGCTAAGATTAATGAAGGAATGAGCTTATCAGAATTCAAGTTTATCTACTTCTGGGAGTATTTTCATCGCCTCTGGGCGCGTTTGATGGGATTTGTGTTCGCTATCCCCTTTGTGATCTTTTGGCGCAAGGGGTGGCTCGACAGGCCCTTGATGAAGCGTTTGGGGATTACCGTGCTACTGGCAGCGGTGGTGGCGTCTTTTGGTTGGATCATGGTGGCCAGCGGACTCGTTGAGCGCCCCTGGGTGAATGCCTACAAGTTGACGATGCATTTATCTCTGGCTTGTATCCTCTATTCGTACTTGCTATGGACGGTATTTAAAGTGTTTCAACCCGAGCCCGTAGGTTTTCCACATAGGGTGTTGAAAACTTGGGCGAAAGTACTTACGGGCATCACTGCACTACAGATTATTCTGGGGGGAATCATGTCAGGAGCCAAGGCCGGATTATTCTATCCTACCTGGCCTGATATGAACGGAAAATGGGTACCGGAGGTATTGACTAAATCGGAGATGTGGAATGTGGAAAACCTTGTGAACTACGATGCGACTTTGTTTCAACCAGCGCTGATCCAATTCCTGCATAGAGGTACAGCTTATCTGTTGACTATCATTGCTTTATATTTCGTTTGGAAGCTCTTAAAGACGACCAAATCACAGCTTATCAGGCGCGCATCTTACCTGTTGGTAAGTATGTTGATAACTCAAGTCGTATTGGGTATTCTTACGGTTATCAACAGTGTTGGTATTATTCCCGTTGGCTTGGGGGTATTGCACCAAGCAGGTGCGATATTCCTATTGTCCGCCGTCTTATTTATTGATTATCAATTGTTACGAGAATAA
- a CDS encoding SOS response-associated peptidase — protein sequence MCGRYSQVFTLAQVEQQLEMPLDGSSEVVPNYNVAPTQEAVVILNEAPHLLQPLRWGLVPYWSKDIQQGARLINARSESIVTKPSFRIPIRQRRCLVIADSFYEWRRSGSQKYPYRIIRSNDDLLVMAGIWDIARVDGQQYRTFSIITTAPNQEMEDIHNRMPVLLINKEEQQSWLQDRDVEETLALLKTPDDDVLRYYRVSQQVNNVRSNGPALHQLVNDDPLTLF from the coding sequence ATGTGTGGTAGATATTCACAAGTTTTCACCCTTGCACAGGTGGAGCAGCAACTAGAGATGCCGTTGGATGGAAGCTCTGAGGTGGTGCCCAATTACAACGTGGCACCTACGCAAGAGGCGGTGGTTATCCTCAATGAGGCTCCCCATCTATTGCAACCCCTGCGTTGGGGCCTGGTACCGTATTGGTCCAAAGATATACAACAAGGAGCAAGACTGATCAATGCCCGCAGTGAAAGTATCGTTACCAAGCCTTCCTTCAGGATTCCCATTCGGCAGCGGCGTTGCCTGGTTATTGCGGATAGTTTTTACGAATGGAGAAGATCTGGTTCGCAAAAATATCCTTACCGTATAATAAGGAGTAATGATGACTTGCTGGTGATGGCAGGAATATGGGATATCGCCCGGGTAGATGGACAGCAGTACCGTACTTTTTCAATCATCACCACGGCACCTAACCAGGAAATGGAGGATATTCACAATCGTATGCCAGTTTTATTGATCAATAAAGAGGAGCAGCAAAGCTGGTTGCAAGATCGGGATGTGGAGGAGACGCTTGCATTGTTGAAAACTCCTGACGATGATGTATTGCGTTATTACCGGGTCAGTCAGCAGGTTAACAACGTACGGAGCAATGGCCCAGCCTTGCATCAATTAGTAAACGATGACCCCTTGACCTTGTTCTAA
- a CDS encoding ScpA family protein, with protein sequence MSTSYTIKLPQFEGPFDLLLFFIERDELDIYDIPIAKVTDDFLEYIRQMEQMDIDLASEFVLVAATLCRIKAKMLIPRKPVDEEGNEIDPREELVSRLLEYKRYKSVLEEMRELEESRALRNYRGNVSSELQSIATKALVDAELESVTLFKLLRAFERMMEQAEEAKKRPTVHQIVQFNYSIEEQQQHILTLVNSGNRPSFVDIFGQCQNRIHAIVTFLGLLELLNMQRIKLIGGQEVNSFWLEPYPIEEEE encoded by the coding sequence ATGAGTACGTCGTACACCATTAAACTGCCCCAATTCGAAGGTCCCTTTGACCTCCTGCTCTTCTTTATCGAGCGGGACGAACTGGATATTTACGACATTCCGATCGCCAAAGTTACGGATGATTTCCTGGAATATATCCGGCAAATGGAGCAGATGGATATCGATCTGGCCAGTGAATTCGTATTGGTCGCCGCTACACTCTGCCGGATCAAAGCAAAGATGCTCATTCCACGCAAGCCCGTTGATGAAGAAGGGAATGAAATTGACCCTAGGGAGGAACTGGTCAGCCGCTTGCTAGAATACAAGAGGTACAAAAGCGTACTCGAAGAAATGCGCGAGTTGGAAGAAAGCCGTGCTTTGCGCAATTACCGTGGTAATGTAAGCAGCGAGCTACAGAGCATCGCCACCAAAGCCCTCGTCGACGCGGAACTGGAATCCGTCACCTTGTTCAAACTTCTCCGCGCTTTTGAACGGATGATGGAGCAAGCCGAAGAAGCTAAAAAACGGCCCACTGTTCACCAGATCGTACAGTTCAATTACTCCATTGAGGAACAGCAACAACACATCCTCACCTTGGTCAACTCAGGCAATCGCCCCAGCTTTGTGGACATCTTTGGACAATGCCAAAATCGCATCCACGCCATCGTTACTTTCCTTGGTCTCCTGGAATTGCTCAACATGCAGCGCATCAAACTCATCGGTGGGCAGGAAGTCAACAGCTTTTGGCTGGAACCTTATCCGATAGAAGAGGAGGAGTAA